A single Brienomyrus brachyistius isolate T26 chromosome 11, BBRACH_0.4, whole genome shotgun sequence DNA region contains:
- the LOC125704077 gene encoding plakophilin-3-like isoform X2: protein MNFSQEKRAFMPNNSAVTSYAVPTEIQLEHGGSLSDEAAKARRVQQQVQLRLAEKTSVSSGTLPRTNGSVSNYAASDYGGATAMKFSTYSPGFSSRSQMYSVNRTLPPARVSQYSAGYSSRSAVDFGPRMRPSVAGAVGGSMYQEELPMAGYQTSRQQVLTHTLSRPDPETMSLHSMRMYSMPPQPNPVSNWVAQDGSEGSLLSEREAGPYQAPVYATTNGYSTQVRQVSSAPSTMRRSLSGTLGQAMMAGGGATTAEFVQQQSFKGPAFRTISRINNRSNRMSIGSMSSAGGMQQQISGNVYGSSSRMAMGQMVSSSPGSVVLMQPRQATLPRALSVKSLHSVGRGADVMDNWNMTGSMGNLNGFTNMDMNTAVNYLNLQDPEMQVPGAAYIQHECYHNREAKEQVRQLGGISALVQLLSSDNQEVQRYATGAMRNIIYENVQNKTALIEAGGIPQLVNALAEPDDELRKNITGILWNLSSKDNLKEKLAKETLRELTKTILLPLSNTEGSEGIQQSPSEVDIFYNTTGCLRNLSSVNEKTRRQMRETSGLVDSLVAYIQSCIESSKVEEKGVENSVCVLRNLSYQLYSEMPTDVQLRLEGPTRGQDDLKNDPIGCFTPQSKKAKDRQNQDISTFTEVSKVPKGQEWLWHPSVVRLYNLVLQRCEINAVTREAAAGALQNITAGDKRWASVLSKVALEQERILPVLLDHLRTDNDMELRSLTGFLRNLSRHTKNKGDMATKLVSNLLTKLPSDGYQKDPSTDVVLNICGTLNNLVAGSSVAARDITYFDGVQKLIGIKNCRDSSPPKQKAAKAAATVLCNMFQYKKLHRDYKQKGFTRQDFADITV, encoded by the exons ATTACGGAGGTGCCACTGCAATGAAGTTCTCCACCTACAGCCCTGGGTTCAGCTCCAGGTCGCAAATGTACAGCGTGAACAGGACGCTGCCG CCCGCCCGTGTGTCCCAGTACTCCGCCGGCTACTCGTCTCGCTCCGCAGTGGATTTTGGCCCTCGAATGAGGCCCAGCGTGGCGGGTGCCGTCGGGGGCAGTATGTACCAGGAGGAGCTGCCAATGGCTGGCTACCAGACCAGCCGCCAGCAGGTGTTGACCCACACACTGAGCCGGCCCGACCCAGAAACCATGTCCCTGCACTCCATGCGAATGTACAGCATGCCTCCGCAGCCCAATCCTGTTTCAAACTGGGTGGCCCAGGACGGCAGCGAGGGCAGCCTGCTGTCTGAGCGCGAGGCCGGGCCATACCAGGCACCCGTCTACGCCACCACCAACGGTTATTCCACCCAAGTGCGGCAGGTCTCCTCCGCGCCCTCCACCATGCGGCGCTCCCTCAGCGGCACACTGGGCCAGGCGATGATGGCCGGCGGCGGTGCCACCACCGCCGAGTTTGTGCAGCAGCAGTCGTTCAAGGGCCCTGCCTTCCGCACCATCAGCCGCATAAACAACCGTAGCAACCGCATGAGCATCGGTTCCATGTCGTCCGCCGGCGGCATGCAGCAGCAGATATCCGGCAATGTCTATGGGAGCAGCAGCCGTATGGCCATGGGCCAGATGGTGAGCAGTTCCCCAGGCAGCGTGGTCCTCATGCAGCCGCGCCAGGCCACCCTGCCTCGCGCTCTCTCCGTCAAAAGCCTACACAGCGTGGGCAGGGGCGCCGATGTGATGGACAACTGGAACATGACTGGAAGCATGGGCAACCTGAACGG GTTCACTAACATGGATATGAATACAGCAGTCAACTACCTAAACCTGCAAGACCCAGAAATGCAGGTGCCAGGGGCCGCGTACATCCAGCACGAGTGCTACCATAATCGTGAGGCCAAAGAACAG GTACGCCAGCTCGGGGGAATCTCAGCCCTGGTGCAGCTTTTAAGCAGTGATAACCAGGAGGTCCAGCGCTATGCCACAGGTGCCATGCGCAACATCATCTATGAGAACGTACAGAACAAGACAGCACTCATCGAGGCGGGCGGCATCCCCCAGCTGGTGAATGCGCTTGCGGAGCCTGACGATGAGCTTCGCAAGAACATCACCG GGATCTTATGGAACCTGTCCTCTAAAGACAACCTTAAGGAGAAGCTGGCAAAAGAGACACTACGTGAACTCACAAAGACGATCCTGCTCCCCCTTTCTAATACGGAAGGGTCTGAAGGGATCCAACAAAGCCCATCTGAGGTGGACATTTTCTACAACACCACTGGCTGCCTAAG GAACTTGAGCTCTGTGAACGAGAAGACACGACGTCAGATGCGGGAGACGTCTGGTCTGGTTGACTCCTTGGTGGCCTACATTCAGAGCTGCATCGAGAGCAGCAAGGTGGAGGAAAAG GGTGTGGAGAACAGCGTCTGTGTACTGAGGAACCTGTCTTATCAGCTGTACAGTGAAATGCCAACTGATGTTCAATTACGACTGGAGGGACCCACACGGGGGCAGGATGACCTGAAGAATGACCCAATTGGGTGCTTCACCCCACAGAGCAAGAAGGCAAAGGAT AGACAAAACCAGGATATATCCACTTTTACAGAGGTGTCAAAGGTACCCAAGGGGCAAGAGTGGCTCTGGCACCCCAGTGTGGTGAGGTTGTATAACCTTGTGCTGCAGCGCTGTGAGATCAACGCTGTCACGCGTGAGGCGGCTGCTGGCGCCCTGCAGAACATCACTGCTGGGGACAAAAGG TGGGCTTCTGTTCTGAGCAAGGTGGCACTGGAACAGGAGCGAATTCTCCCGGTACTGCTGGACCATCTGCGTACCGATAATGATATGGAGCTGCGCTCTCTCACTGGCTTCCTCCGGAACCTCTCTCGTCATACCAAGAATAAGGGTGATATGG CCACTAAGTTGGTGTCCAACCTGCTCACCAAGCTGCCCAGTGATGGTTATCAGAAGGATCCTTCCACTGATGTCGTGTTGAACATCTGTGGCACCTTGAACAACCTGGTGGCGGGAAGCTCCGTGGCGGCTCGGGATATCACCTACTTTGACGGGGTGCAGAAACTCATTGGGATCAAGAACTGCCGTGACAGCAG CCCGCCGAAGCAGAAGGCTGCCAAAGCAGCTGCCACCGTGCTCTGTAATATGTTCCAGTACAAGAAGCTTCATCGGGATTACAAACAG AAAGGGTTCACGAGACAAGACTTTGCGGACATTACCGTATAA
- the LOC125704077 gene encoding plakophilin-3-like isoform X1 has translation MAASVASESVFLSVLQPNNSAVTSYAVPTEIQLEHGGSLSDEAAKARRVQQQVQLRLAEKTSVSSGTLPRTNGSVSNYAASDYGGATAMKFSTYSPGFSSRSQMYSVNRTLPPARVSQYSAGYSSRSAVDFGPRMRPSVAGAVGGSMYQEELPMAGYQTSRQQVLTHTLSRPDPETMSLHSMRMYSMPPQPNPVSNWVAQDGSEGSLLSEREAGPYQAPVYATTNGYSTQVRQVSSAPSTMRRSLSGTLGQAMMAGGGATTAEFVQQQSFKGPAFRTISRINNRSNRMSIGSMSSAGGMQQQISGNVYGSSSRMAMGQMVSSSPGSVVLMQPRQATLPRALSVKSLHSVGRGADVMDNWNMTGSMGNLNGFTNMDMNTAVNYLNLQDPEMQVPGAAYIQHECYHNREAKEQVRQLGGISALVQLLSSDNQEVQRYATGAMRNIIYENVQNKTALIEAGGIPQLVNALAEPDDELRKNITGILWNLSSKDNLKEKLAKETLRELTKTILLPLSNTEGSEGIQQSPSEVDIFYNTTGCLRNLSSVNEKTRRQMRETSGLVDSLVAYIQSCIESSKVEEKGVENSVCVLRNLSYQLYSEMPTDVQLRLEGPTRGQDDLKNDPIGCFTPQSKKAKDRQNQDISTFTEVSKVPKGQEWLWHPSVVRLYNLVLQRCEINAVTREAAAGALQNITAGDKRWASVLSKVALEQERILPVLLDHLRTDNDMELRSLTGFLRNLSRHTKNKGDMATKLVSNLLTKLPSDGYQKDPSTDVVLNICGTLNNLVAGSSVAARDITYFDGVQKLIGIKNCRDSSPPKQKAAKAAATVLCNMFQYKKLHRDYKQKGFTRQDFADITV, from the exons ATTACGGAGGTGCCACTGCAATGAAGTTCTCCACCTACAGCCCTGGGTTCAGCTCCAGGTCGCAAATGTACAGCGTGAACAGGACGCTGCCG CCCGCCCGTGTGTCCCAGTACTCCGCCGGCTACTCGTCTCGCTCCGCAGTGGATTTTGGCCCTCGAATGAGGCCCAGCGTGGCGGGTGCCGTCGGGGGCAGTATGTACCAGGAGGAGCTGCCAATGGCTGGCTACCAGACCAGCCGCCAGCAGGTGTTGACCCACACACTGAGCCGGCCCGACCCAGAAACCATGTCCCTGCACTCCATGCGAATGTACAGCATGCCTCCGCAGCCCAATCCTGTTTCAAACTGGGTGGCCCAGGACGGCAGCGAGGGCAGCCTGCTGTCTGAGCGCGAGGCCGGGCCATACCAGGCACCCGTCTACGCCACCACCAACGGTTATTCCACCCAAGTGCGGCAGGTCTCCTCCGCGCCCTCCACCATGCGGCGCTCCCTCAGCGGCACACTGGGCCAGGCGATGATGGCCGGCGGCGGTGCCACCACCGCCGAGTTTGTGCAGCAGCAGTCGTTCAAGGGCCCTGCCTTCCGCACCATCAGCCGCATAAACAACCGTAGCAACCGCATGAGCATCGGTTCCATGTCGTCCGCCGGCGGCATGCAGCAGCAGATATCCGGCAATGTCTATGGGAGCAGCAGCCGTATGGCCATGGGCCAGATGGTGAGCAGTTCCCCAGGCAGCGTGGTCCTCATGCAGCCGCGCCAGGCCACCCTGCCTCGCGCTCTCTCCGTCAAAAGCCTACACAGCGTGGGCAGGGGCGCCGATGTGATGGACAACTGGAACATGACTGGAAGCATGGGCAACCTGAACGG GTTCACTAACATGGATATGAATACAGCAGTCAACTACCTAAACCTGCAAGACCCAGAAATGCAGGTGCCAGGGGCCGCGTACATCCAGCACGAGTGCTACCATAATCGTGAGGCCAAAGAACAG GTACGCCAGCTCGGGGGAATCTCAGCCCTGGTGCAGCTTTTAAGCAGTGATAACCAGGAGGTCCAGCGCTATGCCACAGGTGCCATGCGCAACATCATCTATGAGAACGTACAGAACAAGACAGCACTCATCGAGGCGGGCGGCATCCCCCAGCTGGTGAATGCGCTTGCGGAGCCTGACGATGAGCTTCGCAAGAACATCACCG GGATCTTATGGAACCTGTCCTCTAAAGACAACCTTAAGGAGAAGCTGGCAAAAGAGACACTACGTGAACTCACAAAGACGATCCTGCTCCCCCTTTCTAATACGGAAGGGTCTGAAGGGATCCAACAAAGCCCATCTGAGGTGGACATTTTCTACAACACCACTGGCTGCCTAAG GAACTTGAGCTCTGTGAACGAGAAGACACGACGTCAGATGCGGGAGACGTCTGGTCTGGTTGACTCCTTGGTGGCCTACATTCAGAGCTGCATCGAGAGCAGCAAGGTGGAGGAAAAG GGTGTGGAGAACAGCGTCTGTGTACTGAGGAACCTGTCTTATCAGCTGTACAGTGAAATGCCAACTGATGTTCAATTACGACTGGAGGGACCCACACGGGGGCAGGATGACCTGAAGAATGACCCAATTGGGTGCTTCACCCCACAGAGCAAGAAGGCAAAGGAT AGACAAAACCAGGATATATCCACTTTTACAGAGGTGTCAAAGGTACCCAAGGGGCAAGAGTGGCTCTGGCACCCCAGTGTGGTGAGGTTGTATAACCTTGTGCTGCAGCGCTGTGAGATCAACGCTGTCACGCGTGAGGCGGCTGCTGGCGCCCTGCAGAACATCACTGCTGGGGACAAAAGG TGGGCTTCTGTTCTGAGCAAGGTGGCACTGGAACAGGAGCGAATTCTCCCGGTACTGCTGGACCATCTGCGTACCGATAATGATATGGAGCTGCGCTCTCTCACTGGCTTCCTCCGGAACCTCTCTCGTCATACCAAGAATAAGGGTGATATGG CCACTAAGTTGGTGTCCAACCTGCTCACCAAGCTGCCCAGTGATGGTTATCAGAAGGATCCTTCCACTGATGTCGTGTTGAACATCTGTGGCACCTTGAACAACCTGGTGGCGGGAAGCTCCGTGGCGGCTCGGGATATCACCTACTTTGACGGGGTGCAGAAACTCATTGGGATCAAGAACTGCCGTGACAGCAG CCCGCCGAAGCAGAAGGCTGCCAAAGCAGCTGCCACCGTGCTCTGTAATATGTTCCAGTACAAGAAGCTTCATCGGGATTACAAACAG AAAGGGTTCACGAGACAAGACTTTGCGGACATTACCGTATAA
- the LOC125704078 gene encoding anoctamin-9-like isoform X1, translated as MRSKSKSHLLLSDLQADVELQNVSNCNQDQAPLLPGSCAPWPCDYVLVAKKISDQESEAFKKQEAFRTVLQAKNFDVKEFVHEEKRFFGIRAPDDIFEKYIYLLKVSDACNGSGEQQGAVSVSTRIRIVHFILEHTYIDTGENLTDLMDQDVFETKFCLHDKEETKELKKRWANWLAFFRLQPMNIIRNYFGEKIALYYLWLGWYTWLLFPAAVLGVIVFLYGLAFFNSNPLITEVCQADIIMCPLCDEKCNVWQLSDTCSYAKVTHLFDNEGTVAFAMFMALWATVFLALWKRRRAIYVSQWKVFEWCEDEEELILEVVNDPNCSPKKYQHSFLHNTLVMILVTLMLILIIGLAQALVVFRVVATGLLSESSWTLLKDNASIVAVILGAVLHYFTITIMTRVNEKMACKLCDIEKTRTVVSTERSFTVKMFTFQFFTHFSSLFYVAFFLGRINGYPGSYHRIAGKWRLEECHPSGCLTDLFIQMAIIMLLKQTINNIFELCGPWFSSYCKEKETKKLTISCIRNQSSGKQDKSEICKHCTLNHWLHNYNLSSINVYSLFNEFLEMVIQFSFTTIFVAAFPLAPLLALLNNIIEIRLDAYKMVNLERRLVPNKTNNIGVWSNILQAIGIMAVIANGLVIGITSDFIPRLVYRYHYGPCATGENTDVHCMVGYINNSLSVAYMSDERIHQDFQLKQMVTPNGLNVTHCRYKDYRNDLDYGLTSQFWLILAVRFAFVILFEHIVLICKGVTGWFFPDCPLPVKNHRLEDKLERLKAEFRAENEKYLRSTNV; from the exons ATGAGATCAAAAAGCAAG AGCCATCTACTCCTCTCTGATCTCCAGGCTGACGTGGAGCTGCAGAACGTCAGTAATTGTAACCAAGATCAGGCACCGTTACTGCCAGGTTCG TGTGCTCCTTGGCCATGTGATTATGTTTTGGTTGCGAAAAAAATCAGCGACCAGGAATCTGAAGCTTTTAAAAAACAGGAAGCTTTTAGAACCGTACTGCAGGCGAAGAACTTTGATGTAAAA GAGTTTGTGCATGAAGAGAAGCGTTTTTTTGGGATTCGAGCCCCAGATGACATTTTTGAGAAGTACATATATCTGCTGAAAGTATCCGATGCCTGCAATGGAAGTGGggagcagcagggggcagtctctgtgtccaccag GATAAGGATTGTACATTTTATCCTGGAACACACTTACATTGACACAGGAG AGAACCTGACTGATCTCATGGACCAGGATGTGTTTGAGACCAAATTCTGTCTACATGAT AAAGAGGAGACGAAGGAATTGAAAAAGAGGTGGGCTAATTGGTTGGCCTTCTTCAGATTGCAGCCCATGAATATTATCAG GAATTACTTTGGGGAAAAGATTGCCCTCTACTACCTATGGCTGGGCTGGTATACCTGGCTACTATTTCCTGCAGCTGTCCTGGGGGTGATCGTATTCCTCTATGGCTTGGCATTTTTCAACAGCAATCCCCTTAT TACAGAAGTGTGTCAAGCTGATATCATCATGTGCCCGCTGTGTGACGAGAAGTGCAATGTGTGGCAGCTTTCGGATACCTGCTCCTATGCTAAG GTCACCCATCTCTTTGACAATGAGGGGACGGTGGCTTTTGCCATGTTTATGGCCTTGTGGG CCACCGTGTTTCTGGCGTTGTGGAAGAGGCGTCGAGCCATCTATGTATCCCAGTGGAAAGTGTTTGAATGGTGTGAGGATGAG gaggagctgatcctggaggtGGTGAATGACCCAAACTGTTCACCCAAGAAGTACCAACATTCATTTCTACACAACACTCTAGTCATGATCCTAGTCACACTAATG CTGATACTGATCATCGGCTTGGCCCAAGCTCTAGTGGTCTTTCGGGTTGTGGCCACCGGACTGCTGTCAGAGAGTTCTTGGACACTCCTGAAGGACAATGCAAGCATTGTTGCTGTCATATTGGGTGCCGTGCTGCACTACTTCACCATCACCATAATGACTCGG GTCAACGAGAAAATGGCCTGCAAGCTATGTGATATAG AGAAGACCCGCACGGTCGTTTCCACGGAGAGGAGCTTCACAGTCAAGATGTTCACCTTCCAGTTCTTCACTCACTTCTCCTCTCTGTTCTATGTGGCCTTCTTTTTGGGGAG GATTAATGGGTATCCAGGGAGCTATCACCGGATCGCAGGAAAGTGGAGACTTGAAGAG TGCCACCCCAGTGGTTGCCTCACTGACCTCTTCATTCAAATGGCCATTATCATGCTGCTCAAGCAGACTATCAACAACATCTTTGAACTCTGTGGGCC TTGGTTCTCCAGTTATTGCAAGGAGAAAGAAACCAAAAAACTGACTATCTCTTGTATCCGGAATCAGTCAAGTGGAAAACAAGATAAATCAGAGATTTGCAAACACTGCACGCTCAATCACTGGCTCCACAACTACAACCTCAGCAGCATCAATGTTTATAGTCTCTTCAACGAGTTTCTTGAGATGG TGATCCAGTTCAGCTTCACCACCATCTTCGTGGCCGCCTTCCCCCTGGCCCCCCTGCTGGCGTTACTCAACAACATCATCGAGATCCGCCTGGACGCCTACAAGATGGTCAACCTGGAGCGACGACTGGTACCCAATAAGACCAACAACATTG GTGTGTGGAGCAACATCCTGCAAGCGATTGGCATAATGGCCGTCATCGCCAACGGGCTGGTCATTGGCATCACATCAGACTTCATCCCTCGCCTGGTTTACCGCTACCACTACGGACCGTGTGCTACTGGGGAAAATACAGATGTGCA TTGCATGGTGGGCTACATCAACAACAGCTTGTCGGTCGCGTACATGAGTGACGAGCGTATCCACCAAGACTTCCAACTCAAGCAGATGGTCACCCCGAATGGCCTCAACGTCACCCACTGCAG GTATAAAGACTACAGAAATGACCTGGACTATGGGCTGACCTCACAGTTCTGGCTTATTCTGGCAGTCCGGTTCGCCTTCGTCATTCTGTTTGAG CACATCGTACTTATCTGCAAGGGTGTCACTGGTTGGTTTTTCCCAGACTGCCCCTTACCTGTGAAGAACCATAGACTTGAGGACAAACTGGAGAGGCTCAAAGCAGAGTTTAG GGCGGAGAATGAGAAATACCTCAGGTCGACTAATGTCTGA
- the tssc4 gene encoding protein TSSC4 translates to MCDREDHEDDAPAKLSIRDSIAEPSDSVSLSDSDPEDPTIPFDAEVEDLSSGEDSSDGDNPKEHTDSNLREPLFQLKGAGVGFSARSHSIFDCLESAAKIAAPGLGEDNIIDGPFVRPILPPPKKDGEKGGLSSNKQAPVLPSSRGVPDYVAHPERWTKYSLEDVPETSNSRNSQVAQEYIQSLRKQRQGPLGGDAQKPFSLAFNQDHSSSSEGKIVFSRPSQMSERQPGRKCGEEMKKAVGLGHLEDLPTEEECVHPGTVEGKRKRKRESENAERDPEQQQPLAVGFNISRKVNRKNFRRISEKDDDDH, encoded by the coding sequence ATGTGTGACCGTGAAGATCATGAAGATGACGCTCCCGCTAAACTTTCCATCAGAGATTCCATTGCTGAACCTTCTGATTCGGTCTCCCTGAGCGACTCTGATCCTGAAGACCCAACCATCCCCTTTGATGCTGAAGTTGAAGATCTGTCTTCTGGTGAAGATTCTTCAGATGGGGACAATCCCAAAGAGCATACAGATTCCAACCTCCGGGAGCCACTCTTCCAACTGAAGGGTGCCGGTGTTGGTTTCTCAGCCCGTAGCCACAGCATCTTTGACTGCCTAGAGAGTGCTGCTAAGATAGCCGCCCCAGGCTTGGGGGAGGACAACATCATCGATGGACCCTTTGTACGGCCTATACTCCCACCCCCAAAGAAGGATGGAGAGAAAGGTGGCCTGTCATCCAACAAGCAAGCCCCAGTGCTTCCATCGTCCAGGGGCGTGCCTGACTATGTGGCCCATCCAGAACGCTGGACCAAGTACAGCCTGGAGGATGTGCCTGAGACGAGCAACAGCAGGAACAGCCAAGTAGCACAGGAGTACATCCAGAGTCTTCGGAAGCAGAGGCAGGGGCCCCTGGGAGGCGATGCCCAGAAACCCTTTTCTCTAGCATTCAACCAGGACCACTCCAgtagttctgaaggcaaaatagTATTTTCTCGGCCCAGTCAGATGAGTGAGAGACAGCCGGGGCGCAAATGTGGAGAGGAGATGAAGAAGGCAGTGGGCCTGGGCCATCTGGAAGACTTGCCGACAGAGGAAGAGTGTGTCCATCCAGGCACTGTGGaagggaagaggaagaggaagagggagtCTGAGAATGCTGAAAGAGATCCTGAACAGCAGCAACCACTTGCTGTGGGTTTTAACATCAGTCGAAAGGTCAATCGGAAGAATTTTCGCAGAATATCTGAAAAGGATGATGATGACCACTGA
- the LOC125704078 gene encoding anoctamin-9-like isoform X2, with protein MRSKSKADVELQNVSNCNQDQAPLLPGSCAPWPCDYVLVAKKISDQESEAFKKQEAFRTVLQAKNFDVKEFVHEEKRFFGIRAPDDIFEKYIYLLKVSDACNGSGEQQGAVSVSTRIRIVHFILEHTYIDTGENLTDLMDQDVFETKFCLHDKEETKELKKRWANWLAFFRLQPMNIIRNYFGEKIALYYLWLGWYTWLLFPAAVLGVIVFLYGLAFFNSNPLITEVCQADIIMCPLCDEKCNVWQLSDTCSYAKVTHLFDNEGTVAFAMFMALWATVFLALWKRRRAIYVSQWKVFEWCEDEEELILEVVNDPNCSPKKYQHSFLHNTLVMILVTLMLILIIGLAQALVVFRVVATGLLSESSWTLLKDNASIVAVILGAVLHYFTITIMTRVNEKMACKLCDIEKTRTVVSTERSFTVKMFTFQFFTHFSSLFYVAFFLGRINGYPGSYHRIAGKWRLEECHPSGCLTDLFIQMAIIMLLKQTINNIFELCGPWFSSYCKEKETKKLTISCIRNQSSGKQDKSEICKHCTLNHWLHNYNLSSINVYSLFNEFLEMVIQFSFTTIFVAAFPLAPLLALLNNIIEIRLDAYKMVNLERRLVPNKTNNIGVWSNILQAIGIMAVIANGLVIGITSDFIPRLVYRYHYGPCATGENTDVHCMVGYINNSLSVAYMSDERIHQDFQLKQMVTPNGLNVTHCRYKDYRNDLDYGLTSQFWLILAVRFAFVILFEHIVLICKGVTGWFFPDCPLPVKNHRLEDKLERLKAEFRAENEKYLRSTNV; from the exons ATGAGATCAAAAAGCAAG GCTGACGTGGAGCTGCAGAACGTCAGTAATTGTAACCAAGATCAGGCACCGTTACTGCCAGGTTCG TGTGCTCCTTGGCCATGTGATTATGTTTTGGTTGCGAAAAAAATCAGCGACCAGGAATCTGAAGCTTTTAAAAAACAGGAAGCTTTTAGAACCGTACTGCAGGCGAAGAACTTTGATGTAAAA GAGTTTGTGCATGAAGAGAAGCGTTTTTTTGGGATTCGAGCCCCAGATGACATTTTTGAGAAGTACATATATCTGCTGAAAGTATCCGATGCCTGCAATGGAAGTGGggagcagcagggggcagtctctgtgtccaccag GATAAGGATTGTACATTTTATCCTGGAACACACTTACATTGACACAGGAG AGAACCTGACTGATCTCATGGACCAGGATGTGTTTGAGACCAAATTCTGTCTACATGAT AAAGAGGAGACGAAGGAATTGAAAAAGAGGTGGGCTAATTGGTTGGCCTTCTTCAGATTGCAGCCCATGAATATTATCAG GAATTACTTTGGGGAAAAGATTGCCCTCTACTACCTATGGCTGGGCTGGTATACCTGGCTACTATTTCCTGCAGCTGTCCTGGGGGTGATCGTATTCCTCTATGGCTTGGCATTTTTCAACAGCAATCCCCTTAT TACAGAAGTGTGTCAAGCTGATATCATCATGTGCCCGCTGTGTGACGAGAAGTGCAATGTGTGGCAGCTTTCGGATACCTGCTCCTATGCTAAG GTCACCCATCTCTTTGACAATGAGGGGACGGTGGCTTTTGCCATGTTTATGGCCTTGTGGG CCACCGTGTTTCTGGCGTTGTGGAAGAGGCGTCGAGCCATCTATGTATCCCAGTGGAAAGTGTTTGAATGGTGTGAGGATGAG gaggagctgatcctggaggtGGTGAATGACCCAAACTGTTCACCCAAGAAGTACCAACATTCATTTCTACACAACACTCTAGTCATGATCCTAGTCACACTAATG CTGATACTGATCATCGGCTTGGCCCAAGCTCTAGTGGTCTTTCGGGTTGTGGCCACCGGACTGCTGTCAGAGAGTTCTTGGACACTCCTGAAGGACAATGCAAGCATTGTTGCTGTCATATTGGGTGCCGTGCTGCACTACTTCACCATCACCATAATGACTCGG GTCAACGAGAAAATGGCCTGCAAGCTATGTGATATAG AGAAGACCCGCACGGTCGTTTCCACGGAGAGGAGCTTCACAGTCAAGATGTTCACCTTCCAGTTCTTCACTCACTTCTCCTCTCTGTTCTATGTGGCCTTCTTTTTGGGGAG GATTAATGGGTATCCAGGGAGCTATCACCGGATCGCAGGAAAGTGGAGACTTGAAGAG TGCCACCCCAGTGGTTGCCTCACTGACCTCTTCATTCAAATGGCCATTATCATGCTGCTCAAGCAGACTATCAACAACATCTTTGAACTCTGTGGGCC TTGGTTCTCCAGTTATTGCAAGGAGAAAGAAACCAAAAAACTGACTATCTCTTGTATCCGGAATCAGTCAAGTGGAAAACAAGATAAATCAGAGATTTGCAAACACTGCACGCTCAATCACTGGCTCCACAACTACAACCTCAGCAGCATCAATGTTTATAGTCTCTTCAACGAGTTTCTTGAGATGG TGATCCAGTTCAGCTTCACCACCATCTTCGTGGCCGCCTTCCCCCTGGCCCCCCTGCTGGCGTTACTCAACAACATCATCGAGATCCGCCTGGACGCCTACAAGATGGTCAACCTGGAGCGACGACTGGTACCCAATAAGACCAACAACATTG GTGTGTGGAGCAACATCCTGCAAGCGATTGGCATAATGGCCGTCATCGCCAACGGGCTGGTCATTGGCATCACATCAGACTTCATCCCTCGCCTGGTTTACCGCTACCACTACGGACCGTGTGCTACTGGGGAAAATACAGATGTGCA TTGCATGGTGGGCTACATCAACAACAGCTTGTCGGTCGCGTACATGAGTGACGAGCGTATCCACCAAGACTTCCAACTCAAGCAGATGGTCACCCCGAATGGCCTCAACGTCACCCACTGCAG GTATAAAGACTACAGAAATGACCTGGACTATGGGCTGACCTCACAGTTCTGGCTTATTCTGGCAGTCCGGTTCGCCTTCGTCATTCTGTTTGAG CACATCGTACTTATCTGCAAGGGTGTCACTGGTTGGTTTTTCCCAGACTGCCCCTTACCTGTGAAGAACCATAGACTTGAGGACAAACTGGAGAGGCTCAAAGCAGAGTTTAG GGCGGAGAATGAGAAATACCTCAGGTCGACTAATGTCTGA